TCATAAGGTTCCGCTCCAGTGTGGTTGCTCTGATGCTTAGCAAGAGATCCCTTctctgtaaaagcctttccacattgttggcattcctaaggtttctctccagtgtggatgatCTGATGCTTAACAAGAGATCCCTTCTCTGTAAAAGTCTTTCCACAGTgttgacattcataaggtttctctccagtgtggattctctcatgttTAACAAGAGAGTTCCTGTGTgcgaaagcctttccacagtgttgacattcataaggtttctctccagtgtgaactCTCTGATGAACATAAAGATTGCCCttctctgtgaaagcctttccacattgttgacattcatgaggtttctctccactgtggattctctgatgtgcagtaaGATTGTGTCTCtgtctgaaagtctttccacagtgttgacattcataaggtttctctccagtgtggatacTCTGATGCTTAGCAAGAGATCCCTTCTctataaaagcctttccacattgtttacattcataaggtttcccACTAGGGTGGATGCTCTGATGTGCAACAAGTCTTCCCCTCCATCTGAAATGTTTTCCACAGTAttcacatttataaggtttctctccactgtggattaTCTGATGTGCAGTAAGATTTTGCCTATGTgcgaaagcctttccacagtgttgacattcataaggtttctctccagtgtggattctctcatgttTAACAAGAGAGTCCCTGTGTgcgaaagcctttccacagtgttgacattcataaggtttctctccagtgtgaactCTCTGATGAGCAGTAAGAGATCCCTTTTCTGTAAAAGCCTTCCCACATTGTTGacattcatgaggtttctctccactgtggattctctgatgtgcagtaaGATTGTGTCTCtgtctgaaagtctttccacagtgttgacattcataaggtttctctccagtgtggatacTCTGATGCTTAGCAAGAGATCCCTTCTCTataaaagcttttccacattgtttacattcataaggtttcccactagtgtggatgctctgatgtgcAACAAGTCTTCCCCTCTGTCTGAAATGCTTTCCACAGTGTtgacatttataaggtttctctccactgtggattctctgatgtgcagtaaGATTGCCTCTCTGtccaaaagcctttccacagtgttgacattcataaggtttctctccagtgtggattctctcatgttTAACAAGAGAGTCCCTGTATgcgaaagcctttccacagtgttgacattcataaggtttctctccagtgtggattctttcatGTGTAACAAGAGAGTCCCTCTGtgcaaaagcctttccacagtgttgacattcataaggtttctctccagtgtggatgcgCTGATGAGCATAAAGACTGCCcctctctgtgaaagcctttccacagtgttgacattcataaggtttctctccagtgtgaattctctgatgtgcagtaaGAGATCCCTTctctgtaaaagcctttccacattgttgacattcatgaggtttctctccactgtggattctctgatgtgcaacaaGTCTTCCCCTctgtctgaaagcctttccacagtgttgacattcataaggtttctctccagtgtggatgcgCTGATGATCATTAAGATTGCCCCTctctctgaaagcctttccacagtgttgacattcataaggtttctctccagtgtgaattctctgatgcttaGCAAGAGATCCCTTCTctataaaagcctttccacattgtttacattcataaggcttcccactagtgtggatgctctgatgtgcAACAAGTCTTCCCCTCTGTCTGAAATGCTTCCCACAGTAttcacatttataaggtttctctccactgtggattctctgatgtgcagtaaGATGGCCTCTCTgtctaaaagcctttccacagtgttgacattcataaggtttctctccagtgtggattctctcatgttTAACAAGAGAGTCCCTCTGTgcgaaagcctttccacagtgttgacatttataaggtttctctcccaTGTGGATGATCTGATGCTTAACAAAAGATCCCCTCTCTGTAAAATCTTTTCTatactgtttacattcataaggtttctctctagtATGGATTCTGTGATGTGCAACAAGCTTAGATTCCTGACTTAAAGGTCCCCCGCCTTTATTATTCACAGAAACCATATTGATAGGTTTACTTTTTGGATGTCTAATGAAGTCTAAACTCCACCCAAAGGCCATTCCTCCTACCTTACCTTGATACATGGGCATTTCAGGTTTGTTAGGTGACTGAACAAATCGTACTTCTTCAGGAAAGCATTTCCTATATTTGCCATCCTGACAACAGTCATTTCCTGAGGTCAATTTTGTGTACTGAGTTAGGACTGAATATTGGCTGAATTTCTCTGCAGTTTCATCAATTTCACAGTCactctttggatttttatttactttgataGTAGAATCACAGATTTCTCTCCAAATGAAGTCATGCGGATCCTCATTCGTGCATCTTTGGGGGCCAGATCCGTCCACAAAAGGGCTCAGTTTTGTACACATCACCTTCGCTTCAAAATTTACcgctgaaaaaaaacaaataatgatatAAACACAGAACGAAGAAGGACACACATACGGACACACAGAAATATAAGTGCTTTCATCCAATGGCAGAAagtaaactgatttttattttatttccccaggCAAAAAGGAGTTATCAAAGTGCAACAAGTAGCACCAATCTTTGGATACACCATTTGGTCAtatggataattttagaaagaccttcacatataataacaataaaacctcaaaatggatatatgacacAGTTAGATCCAATATTCTCATATTTTGTGATTTATATATTGAGTAAAGAATGAAGGAATGACTGACCAACTTTCTTGCAGTTAGCCTATAAATTCACAAATCCTGTGCCTGAGCATGCTTGGTCTAAAATATTGGACAGTCTTTCTCCATTGCCTTTTCTttgctaaaaagtcatttgtgcattattcttataattttgtgaATCTCAGGCAAGCTTTCAAATGTTCTGTTCTCATCATTTTGTATATACTATCACATGGTCATTCTTGGTAAATTTtgtatgttaaaaagaaaaacttcactTTTTAACTCACATGcaataattttcaaaatggaatacaaattttcttttctctacagATAAAAAGATTGTATGCCTTCAAGTGCAAACATACTCAatattcatcttattttacaaTCTAACATAAATTATGTCTCATGCCCTATACTGAGTTTAATATCCATTTCTCAGGAAATGAACAGTAGCATGCTTCAGTATTGGTGTGTAGGCTCCAAAGTGTAGCACTCTCTTCACCACAACAGATAAAAGTCTTTTGGGATAACAGCCCTTATATACCTGCTTTCAACTCACTCACCGGGAGAAGAGCTCCTTGGGCCCTTTTGCTCTAGCAGCCATGGTGCTTTCCCTTGCTGAAAACAGGAGATTAAATGTTCTCTAGTTACTGGAAGCCCTGGgcataagaaagaaggaagggatcaggagagaaaaataaaaaatatggtcCTCTTAAAGTAAAGGGTAAGGCCTACAGAATGGTTTCTGTTATATTCACACTGTTGGTACATCTGCAGGAGGACAGAGATTTTGGAAACCATCTGAAATCAGAAAATTCCATCTTTAATTTACCTCTGGTAAAAGAAGGAAAGGCACAGTCCACAACCTCCATCATCTAGAAATTAAAGGCAGCTGGTAATGAAGGGGTAAGTGATTAGAAATTGGGAGTTCTGGTTTTCTGCcacttttatttcttccaaggtggtaccATGGTCTGTGGCTAGGTACTCTGAAAGCTGCTTTTTTATTCACCTCTAGagactgctgatggcttgcagggCTCAGAGAACTGGGAGCTACTTTGCTCTGGGGCTATAGGCTTTATGACAGGCTTGAACTAGCCAAGTGACTTTGGAGCCTTACTATAGCCTTGTGGCAGGCCTTTGTATTCCAAGGGTAGGGCATAAGAAGCTCTAATAACATAGACTAAATAAAGTTAACAGAGTATCTATTTTAGCTTGTACCCAGGAACAGAACCTAGAGCAGTAGTTGGAGGATGGATTGTCAGCACTCCTCCGATAGCCCCTGAGTTGTTGGACCCTTAGGTAAAGGAATACATTGAATAAGCCTGAGTGACATAGGTATGAACCTAGTACAGCTTGCTCTGGAAACTCTAGGTTTCTCTATCATATCCCTGGAGACCCTAATAGAAGAGACACCACCTTGAATTTGTGTTCATGTATGTCATGGATACCTTGGTTATCCATTGTCATGTAAACATTGCTTGTAACCATATAGATGTGTATGTTTGGGGTAACCACTCATTATGATTGGTTGCTAAATATAATAACAACTCAGTTTACTATAAGAATCATGCCTTCCCTCAATAAAGTTGCCATTGAAGCCATGAGTTACTATCTGTGTCAGTGATCCTTTTGATTCAGCcacccttcttttttcttttttgtttcttattaaGAAAAATCTTCcacagttatatgattcatgttccttccctcacgtcctcccacccactcccatagccaacaagcagtaccattgggttttacatgtgtttgatcaagacctatttccatattattgatatctgcactagggtgatcgtttataCTCTAcaaccccaatcctatccccatcgatccgatccatgtggtcaagcagttgtttttcttccatgtttctgctcccacagttctttctctgaatatagatagcattctttctcataagtccctcagaattgtcctgatcattgcattgctgctagtagagaagtccattacatttgattgtaccacagtgtatctgtttctgcatataaggttctcctggttctgctcctttcactctgaatcaattcctggaggtcattgccgttcccatggaattcctccagttcagtattccctttagcacaatactattccattaccaacagataaccaaatttgtttagccattccccaatccccaccctctcattttctaactttttgccaccacaaagaccatggctatgaatatttttacacaggtcttttttccttattatctctttgaagtattaactcagcagtggtatggctggatcaaagggcaggtagtcttcTAAAGCCCactggacatagttccaaattggcatccagaatggctggttcaattcacaactccgccagtccaccagcagtggattaatgtcccaaatttgccacatcccctccagcattcattactttccattgctgtcatgttagccaatctgcaaggtgtgaagtggaacttcagaattgttttgatttgcatttctctaattataagagatttaaaacacttttcatgtggttattaatagttttgttttgttttttctgaaaattgcctattcatattccttgcccATTTGTTGATTTgcgaatggcttggttttttgtacaattcatttagtttCTTATGAATTCGGCTGATCTTCTTATGATCCTCTCCACCTCCTTACCCCAACGGGACTTCGTAGGACCCTTGTAGGACCCCAGATAACAGCAGGGTGTTGCTGACCAACCCCCTCTTCATatcactcctctgtgtgcagttttacttccAGTTCCCTCCTTATCCCTCAAAACACACCCTTTCTGACTATTAAGTTGTTTTCCTCAGGAGAGTCACCTCACTCTTACCCATGTTTGTTCTGTGACTCTAGTCATTTAAAAAAGCACATTTTAAGGTTGCTTTGCCATTCTCAGGGCAGGTCAAGCTTTTGCTTCTGCTATGCTGCCTTCTTGGCTTCACCTCTCTAATATTTAATAACAAGAAATTCTATCTAAAGACCAGATCCAGCCCAAAGGGGCAGAGGTTGCCTTGGCAGGTAGAGTGTTCCCTTCAATGTCCATCTTTAAGGAAAAGCTGCTTCAGTATAAACAGAGCATTTGCACACAATGTTCAAGTCTAAttaggggctggactagatgaccactgagaTTAGTTTAAGGAATGTAAATCTGTAACACTGGTTTCAGTTTTCACCTGAAGCTATCCAAAAAAGAGGAGAAACAATCTTAGGGGTAAGAAAGGAATGTGTCAGCTTCCCATCACAGAATTCaaagacttctttttctttcttctttttttaattgaaaagcaGGCACAAGTAGAACCCTGGGCAGAGATCAgcacttttgcttttttaatcgAGAAAGGCTCAAAATCCTGTACATCTGGCTTAAAGACATTCTATTAATGACAGATTCAGAATTAACAAAGAAAAtggtccttacccacagagagtagATTTTGtacattctccagcatgacctccaggtacagctctttctgagaatggTCCAATAGACACCACTcttcctgggtgaagtccacagccacatccttgaatgttattgaccCCTAAACCAGTAAAAGGCACAAAATTTAGAGCTCAGAATATATCTGGTACAATCCTCATCCACTCcctgaaggaaactgaagcacaaaagAGAATTTACCTAAACTCCTAACCTTCAAGACTGACAGTCAGCACTGCAGACCAGTCATTCAGAGCCCAATGGAATATTGACAAAAGTATTTTGTGTCTGAAGTGAGAATCATGTCATGAAGAGTAAAACCTGGAGAAGTGTGTTGTTACTCTGAAATGCTTTTCCCTCTTAGAATGAGAGAGATGGGAAGTGCTCTATGAATGCAGTATGAGATTCtctggaggagaaaaagagaaggtgaTCTGAAACTCCTCCTCATCACAAGAGTCAAGAGTTGATCTGGTAAGAATATTTTTTTGAAGAATTTCTGAGAAGATAGCATGTACTGTGTATTCTAGGAGGAAAATATTACCAGTGATCAATGAGGAGAATTAGAATGTGTTTTTATTCTTATGAAGTAACATCTTAAATCTTAATTGTGTTAAACAACAAATTTCCAGATTCTAAATATGAAATCAGGATTCTGTATTTGCAAATTGTCCATCAGATTTCATAAGATGGTGTCTGTATTGCTGTTATTATACAAGTTTCAAAAATGTCATGTCATGTAATGATCATAGTTTGGGTAAATATTAAGTATAAAATTATACTGGTCAAATGATTCTTTTAAAGGGTTCTGCTTCTAAATTTTTTGGTACAATTTATTTTAACTTATGGATTCACTGGTATAACTGGACCTACCTAATTTGATACTGACCTCAGAGATCAAATATTGATGCTCTTCATTGCTTCAAAACACAGGAATTGTTTGATCTTATGAGCACTAAAACATTCACTCTGTTATGGGTAAATAATAGCTGGTGGTATTAACAACCATACTATTAATTAAAAGCTGTTATAACTAAAATAAAGCTGTCAGGGCCAAGATGCTTTCAGGTGGCAAATTGAAGGCCGGATGCAGTCTAataaaactagaatttattaTAGAGgagaagtaaaaaaggaaaacaggaggTAGAAATAGGAGTTAGGAGTAAGGTAGGAAATCTATAAATCCCTAAAACTAAATAACACAACCCCAAAACTGGCTCCTCAAGGAGATTCTTCTTTCTCTACCAAAGTAAACACTCCAGTCAACTACAGTCACTGACTAAAATTTAACTTCCCTCTCATGAGGGAGATGGTGAAGcagtttctctctcccttcagcaGGCCTCTCACaggttctgcttccttcactcCAATGGTCAAAGTGTCTCTCCATTAACAAAActgttcttccttcctcctgtGGTTCACAGGGGAAAATCCCCACAAAACACACTTTCTCTCAAACAAATCTTCCTTCTGTTTGAGAATGACCCAGCCACCAGCTGTCTTCAAGTGAAGTAAGAGAGACTCCCTCCACAACTTCCAGCTGCCTGTCTCCTAGCCTAGGCCCCTTACAGTGACCCCTGCCAGATATCTGTTCTCTTTCTTAAAGGGGACAGCAGAACAGTGGGAAAATCCTTTCTCTGATCTAAACTCTGCTCTTACAGAAGCTCCATAAATTCCTTATCACAACAACACCTTTTACATTCAACTACTCTGTTTACTCAATTAATGGAAATAGGCTATTAAACTGTTAAAAAACTTTCTTCACTCCTCTCATATCTACATACTTAAATGACTTGGAACTTTGATTAAAATCCCTCCCTAAACTACACCTGAATCATTTCTCTATTGAGCTCTACCATTCCCTTTACCCTCCCCCAAAGGATCACTATAGTGCCTAATCAATAAACTAATCAAGGGTGCTGAGCCAGAACCTCTGCAGGCACTCCAGGCCACCaacatgtaaacctcaaaattccttagacttataaatgttggaaatttcaccattgggatatttcatacttggaaaatttcttactgatagtctattggaatgggaaccccattggcatgggaggttccttctcttcccttcttaagattactttaggacagaaaccttttgctgaacaatggaaaggactttgacctatgcttaagcatagaacaggaatttctttgagtcatgattgattttagaattgatacaatggagatacttggaatcaatctccaccctattcagtcctaacaggattgagtaagggctgcagcctagatcaaaatttaattattccaatctctaccctactcaggttaacaggatttagaaagggctgtagcaaaggagtatagatttaatcatttgaaaatatgaccttcaacagacatgtgcaaaagccagaaacctctgggcggtcctgggttaagcgagagcctccattgacagggaaattgatgaagagtgatgggtagatgtgaggactgaagggaggcaacttggatggtgtccttaaagataggagggtctggagataGGCGGAGGTGGttggagtttttggtcggtgtggttcctgggctctgagaaggcttgctctgaaggaagctgaaggtgggggcctctgagactgtttctccattttggacacgtgagtgatagggactgatctcttttctttgccccagcta
This sequence is a window from Monodelphis domestica isolate mMonDom1 chromosome 3, mMonDom1.pri, whole genome shotgun sequence. Protein-coding genes within it:
- the LOC103093011 gene encoding zinc finger protein 420-like, whose amino-acid sequence is MAPRDRGLPSQGSITFKDVAVDFTQEEWCLLDHSQKELYLEVMLENVQNLLSVGLPVTREHLISCFQQGKAPWLLEQKGPRSSSPAVNFEAKVMCTKLSPFVDGSGPQRCTNEDPHDFIWREICDSTIKVNKNPKSDCEIDETAEKFSQYSVLTQYTKLTSGNDCCQDGKYRKCFPEEVRFVQSPNKPEMPMYQGKVGGMAFGWSLDFIRHPKSKPINMVSVNNKGGGPLSQESKLVAHHRIHTREKPYECKQYRKDFTERGSFVKHQIIHMGEKPYKCQHCGKAFAQRDSLVKHERIHTGEKPYECQHCGKAFRQRGHLTAHQRIHSGEKPYKCEYCGKHFRQRGRLVAHQSIHTSGKPYECKQCGKAFIEKGSLAKHQRIHTGEKPYECQHCGKAFRERGNLNDHQRIHTGEKPYECQHCGKAFRQRGRLVAHQRIHSGEKPHECQQCGKAFTEKGSLTAHQRIHTGEKPYECQHCGKAFTERGSLYAHQRIHTGEKPYECQHCGKAFAQRDSLVTHERIHTGEKPYECQHCGKAFAYRDSLVKHERIHTGEKPYECQHCGKAFGQRGNLTAHQRIHSGEKPYKCQHCGKHFRQRGRLVAHQSIHTSGKPYECKQCGKAFIEKGSLAKHQSIHTGEKPYECQHCGKTFRQRHNLTAHQRIHSGEKPHECQQCGKAFTEKGSLTAHQRVHTGEKPYECQHCGKAFAHRDSLVKHERIHTGEKPYECQHCGKAFAHRQNLTAHQIIHSGEKPYKCEYCGKHFRWRGRLVAHQSIHPSGKPYECKQCGKAFIEKGSLAKHQSIHTGEKPYECQHCGKTFRQRHNLTAHQRIHSGEKPHECQQCGKAFTEKGNLYVHQRVHTGEKPYECQHCGKAFAHRNSLVKHERIHTGEKPYECQHCGKTFTEKGSLVKHQIIHTGEKP